In Myxococcaceae bacterium JPH2, a single genomic region encodes these proteins:
- a CDS encoding phosphoribosylformylglycinamidine cyclo-ligase: MATTYKQSGVDIEAGDAFVERIKPYAARTMRPEVVAGVGGFGGLFALPPGKYREPVLVAGTDGVGTKLKVAFLAGRHGTVGIDLVAMSVNDILTCGAEPLFFLDYFATGRLEVDAAAEVVKGIAQGCEQAGCTLLGGETAEMPGFYARGEYDVAGFCVGVVERSAIIDGKSVRPGDALIGLTSSGLHSNGYSLARKVLLEDAKLALDAVPEGLDRPLGDALLEPTRIYVKDALALTQAVKVKGMAHITGSGIPGNLPRCLPDGTRAVLSEKTWVKPPIFDLIAKTGAVARDEMFSTFNMGLGLIVVVAKEDVAQALSVLKARGVQASEVGRVEAGQGEATAVIDP; encoded by the coding sequence GTGGCGACGACCTACAAGCAGTCCGGAGTAGACATCGAGGCCGGCGACGCGTTCGTCGAGCGCATCAAACCCTATGCCGCGCGCACCATGCGCCCCGAGGTGGTTGCCGGGGTGGGTGGATTCGGCGGTCTCTTCGCCTTGCCGCCCGGCAAGTACCGCGAGCCCGTCCTGGTGGCGGGCACGGACGGCGTGGGCACCAAGCTGAAGGTGGCCTTCCTCGCGGGGCGCCATGGCACGGTGGGCATCGACCTGGTGGCCATGTCGGTGAACGACATCCTCACCTGCGGCGCGGAGCCTCTCTTCTTCCTCGACTATTTCGCGACGGGGCGTCTGGAGGTGGACGCCGCGGCCGAGGTGGTGAAGGGCATCGCGCAGGGCTGCGAACAGGCCGGCTGCACGCTCCTGGGCGGCGAGACGGCGGAGATGCCCGGCTTCTACGCGCGCGGCGAGTACGACGTCGCGGGCTTCTGCGTGGGCGTGGTGGAGCGCTCGGCCATCATCGATGGCAAGAGCGTGCGTCCGGGCGACGCGCTCATCGGGCTCACCTCGTCGGGCCTGCACAGCAACGGCTACTCGCTGGCGCGCAAGGTGCTGCTCGAGGACGCGAAGCTCGCGCTCGACGCGGTGCCCGAGGGGCTGGACCGCCCGCTCGGCGACGCGCTCCTGGAGCCCACGCGCATCTACGTGAAGGATGCGCTCGCGCTCACCCAGGCGGTGAAGGTGAAGGGCATGGCCCACATCACCGGCAGCGGCATCCCGGGCAACCTGCCTCGGTGCCTGCCGGACGGGACGCGCGCGGTGCTGAGCGAGAAGACGTGGGTGAAGCCGCCCATCTTCGACCTCATCGCGAAGACGGGCGCGGTGGCGCGCGACGAGATGTTCAGCACGTTCAACATGGGCCTGGGCCTCATCGTCGTGGTGGCGAAGGAGGACGTGGCCCAGGCGCTGTCCGTGCTCAAGGCGCGGGGAGTCCAGGCGTCCGAGGTGGGGCGCGTGGAAGCCGGCCAGGGCGAGGCGACGGCGGTCATCGACCCATGA